The nucleotide sequence GTTGCGACGCGCTACGCCATCCCGCAAACGCATCATGATGCGGGCATCCGCCGGTACGGTTTTCATGGGTTGTCTTACGCCAACATGGTCGCTGATTTCGGCAAGGCGCTGCCGGAACACCTTCTTGCGTTCCACCTTGGCAACGGCGCCAGCCTTTGCGCGATCCACAATGGCAAATCCATCGCGACGTCGATGGGGTATTCGCCGCTGTCAGGTCTGACGATGGGCACGCGTTCCGGTGACATCGACGGTGCCGCTGTGCTGCGCATGTCCAAGTCGCTGGGCGAGGATGAGACGGACCGGATGCTGAACAAGAATTCCGGCCTGCAAGCGCTTGTTTAGGCGACAACAATATGAAGACCTTGTTGGAACGCAACGACGACGACGCCAAATTCGCAGTAGAGCATTTCTGCTACTGGGCCGCGCGTCATGCGGGGTCAGCCGTTGTTGCAATGGGTGGCCTTGATGCCGTCGCCTTTACCGGTGGCATTGGCGAGAATGCGGCCCCGATCCGCGATCGGATCATGGAACTGCTCGCATGTTTTGGCGACGTCCCGGTGCATGTCATCGCCGCCGACGAGGAGAAACAAATCGCCCGCGATGCCCTTGCCTTGATCGCAGAGGGGCGTTGAATGCTGGAAAGCCTGCTCACCGCTGTGGATCTGACCGCCCGAGAATTCTCAATCCTGACTGTGATCGTGATCTTGGCCGGTATTGTCCGGGGTTTTTCAGGCTTTGCACTATCGGCTATCGTCATGGCCAGCGCCGTAATCATCTTGCCGCCTGTGCAACTGATCCCCATTTGCTGGTGGCTTGAGATGTCAGCATCGATACTCATGGCCAGGGGCGGTTGGGCGGAAGCAGACCGTGGGGTTGTCTGGGGCCTTGTTATCGGATCGACGATTGGCGTGCCTTTTGGCCTGATGCTGACAACGGCGGTTTCACCCGACACCAGCAAGCTGCTCGCCTTGGTCCTGATTATCGCACTGGCGATCACGCAACTTGCCAAGATCAGGCTACCATTTCTTGCCACCAAGCTCGGGCTCTATGGGTCGGGCTTTACGGCCGGTGTCGCGACCGGCATCGCCAGTGTGGGCGGGATGGTGATTGCCATTTATGTGCTGTCACAAAACGCTTCAGCGAACAAGATGAGGGCGGCATTGGTCCTGTTTCTGTTTATCAGCTCGCTCACCTCCATGATCACGCTGCTGTACTTCGGCGTGATGAACAGCACCGCAGTGGCACGTGGCCTAGCGTTGGCGATCCCGACCACGAT is from Yoonia sp. GPGPB17 and encodes:
- a CDS encoding sulfite exporter TauE/SafE family protein, whose translation is MLESLLTAVDLTAREFSILTVIVILAGIVRGFSGFALSAIVMASAVIILPPVQLIPICWWLEMSASILMARGGWAEADRGVVWGLVIGSTIGVPFGLMLTTAVSPDTSKLLALVLIIALAITQLAKIRLPFLATKLGLYGSGFTAGVATGIASVGGMVIAIYVLSQNASANKMRAALVLFLFISSLTSMITLLYFGVMNSTAVARGLALAIPTTIGVMLGQRLFNPTFAPYYKPVCLTLLCILAMASMTRTVMA